The following coding sequences are from one Oncorhynchus clarkii lewisi isolate Uvic-CL-2024 chromosome 20, UVic_Ocla_1.0, whole genome shotgun sequence window:
- the LOC139377483 gene encoding ADP-ribosylation factor-like protein 4D — protein sequence MGNQLTEIAPNTPFLQNFQSLHVVVIGLDAAGKTSLLYRLKLKEFVKTIPTKGFNTEKIKVAVGSSRAITFQVWDVGGQEKLRPLWKSYTRRTDGMVFVVDSTETERMEEAKVELHKITRTSENQGVPVLVLANKQDLASALSVSEVEKVLAVHELNASTLHHVQSCSAVDGQGLQPGLEKLYEMILKRKKMVKHNKHRKR from the coding sequence ATGGGGAACCAGCTGACCGAGATAGCCCCCAACACCCCGTTCCTGCAAAACTTCCAGTCCTTGCACGTGGTAGTGATTGGCCTGGACGCGGCTGGCAAAACCTCTCTGCTCTACAGATTGAAGCTCAAGGAGTTTGTCAAGACCATCCCGACCAAGGGCTTTAACACGGAGAAGATCAAGGTAGCGGTGGGCAGTTCGCGGGCCATCACCTTCCAGGTGTGGGATGTAGGGGGCCAGGAGAAGCTGCGGCCCCTGTGGAAGTCGTACACAAGGCGGACCGATGGCATGGTGTTCGTGGTGGACTCCACCGAAACCGAACGAATGGAGGAGGCCAAGGTGGAGCTTCACAAGATCACCCGTACCTCGGAGAACCAGGGGGTGCCCGTCCTGGTGCTGGCCAACAAGCAGGACCTGGCCTCAGCTCTGTCTGTGAGCGAGGTGGAGAAGGTCCTGGCCGTCCATGAACTGAATGCCTCCACCCTGCACCACGTACAGAGCTGCAGCGCCGTGGATGGACAAGGGCTACAACCAGGCCTAGAGAAACTCTACGAGATGATCCTGAAGAGGAAGAAGATGgtgaaacacaacaaacatagAAAGAGATGA
- the LOC139376491 gene encoding transmembrane protein 106B-like: MVTLEHSSGSKDDTEAILPQEQEPEKRRLQSHSQLYGAITGNSTGNLGDTCPTCWGVGRIPRGHDQLVAVIPCSDIRLRPSRTKLYVCISVVVCLLICCLILFFLFPRSISLSLVTVKSVMVFFTPQTVEMQITNVFNVTNENFADIQFLEFDIQVLIAETVVGRIKISNMTAVKSRSEKAYTVVIPITIEDPGLNNYCKSNTIRIHTLFLHLQMTMNISYLAHSEQLSEDTFEYIDCGANTTTPHPIGQILFER; this comes from the exons ATGGTTACTTTAGAACACTCCAGTGGCTCCAAGGATGATACAGAGGCCATCCTGCCTCAGGAACAAGAACCGGAGAAGAGAAGACTTCAGTCCCACTCCCAACTATATGGAGCCATCACCGGGAACAGTACAGGCAACCTAGGAGATACCTGCCCGACTTGTTGGGGAGTAGGGCGTATTCCAAGAG GACATGATCAGCTAGTGGCAGTCATCCCATGTTCAGACATTAGACTGAGGCCCAGCCGgac GAAACTCTATGTGTGTATTTCGGTGGTGGTGTGTCTCCTGATCTGCTGTCtgatcctcttcttcctcttcccacGGAGTATCTCACTGTCCCTTGTCACCGTCAAATCAGTGATGGTCTTCTTCACCCCACAAACAGTTGAAATGCAAATCACG AATGTCTTTAACGTCACCAATGAGAACTTTGCGGACATTCAATTCTTGGAATTTGATATACAAGTGCTGATTGCCGAAACAGTGGTTGGCAGGATCAAGATATCGAATATGACGGCGGTCAAATCACGTTCAGAGAAAGCG TATACTGTTGTCATACCCATAACAATTGAGGACCCAGGCCTGAA TAATTACTGCAAGTCAAACACCATAAGGATTCACACCTTGTTCTTGCATTTGCA AATGACAATGAACATTTCCTACTTGGCTCACTCGGAGCAGCTGTCCGAAGACACCTTTGAGTACATTGACTGTGGAGCCAACACCACCACTCCCCACCCTATCGGGCAAATTCTTTTTGAAAGATGA